Proteins encoded within one genomic window of Fusobacteriaceae bacterium:
- a CDS encoding galactokinase encodes MIQKLLSEFQNFFGHEGQFGVYFAPGRVNLIGEHTDYNGGHAFPCSLDFGTYGVVRRRRDKKCRLFSLNIKNSPLKEFRVDQLEKQEGEGWSAYEKGVAKIFSDRGYRLDKGFDMLMYGTIPNGAGLSSSASVELLTAVILNDLGGFELPMIEMVKMAQMAENTYVGMQCGILDQFAIGMGKAKSAILLDCNTLDYTYAPLDLKDVDIIIGNTNKKRGLVDSKYNERRKSCEEAVKLLNKKGVKISYLGELSAEQFEDVKGYIKDPEKLKRARHAVYENLRTVTAVDLLQKGDLGGFGKLMNESHVSLRDDYEVSCPELDVMTEAAWNCPGTIGARMTGGGFGGCTVNLVKHAAAQEFIRTVGETYREKTPLRPEFYVASIGDGAKKIGDYHEDL; translated from the coding sequence ATGATCCAAAAATTATTATCCGAATTTCAGAATTTTTTCGGCCATGAAGGGCAATTCGGCGTATACTTTGCCCCGGGGCGGGTCAACCTGATCGGGGAACATACGGACTACAACGGAGGGCACGCCTTCCCTTGTTCGCTGGATTTCGGCACTTACGGCGTCGTCAGGAGACGCCGGGACAAAAAATGCAGGCTGTTTTCACTGAACATCAAAAATTCTCCGCTGAAAGAATTCCGGGTCGATCAGCTTGAAAAGCAGGAAGGGGAAGGATGGTCGGCCTACGAAAAGGGCGTGGCCAAAATTTTCTCCGATCGCGGGTACCGGCTGGACAAGGGCTTTGACATGCTGATGTACGGCACGATTCCAAACGGCGCGGGGCTTTCGTCCTCGGCCTCGGTGGAGCTTTTGACGGCCGTTATTTTAAACGATCTGGGCGGATTTGAACTCCCGATGATTGAAATGGTCAAAATGGCTCAAATGGCGGAAAATACCTATGTGGGCATGCAGTGCGGCATCCTCGACCAGTTCGCCATCGGCATGGGGAAGGCCAAAAGCGCCATTCTCCTGGACTGCAACACCCTTGATTATACTTACGCGCCTCTTGACTTGAAAGACGTGGACATCATTATCGGCAACACCAATAAAAAGCGCGGGCTCGTTGATTCCAAATACAACGAGCGCAGAAAGTCCTGCGAGGAGGCCGTGAAACTGCTCAACAAGAAAGGCGTCAAAATCTCGTATCTCGGGGAACTTTCGGCAGAACAATTCGAAGACGTCAAAGGGTACATCAAAGATCCGGAAAAGTTGAAACGGGCCCGCCACGCGGTCTATGAAAACCTCCGGACCGTGACCGCCGTGGATCTTTTGCAAAAGGGGGATCTGGGGGGTTTCGGAAAATTGATGAACGAATCCCATGTGTCGCTCAGGGACGATTACGAAGTCTCCTGTCCCGAACTCGACGTCATGACGGAAGCGGCCTGGAACTGTCCGGGGACAATCGGCGCGCGGATGACCGGCGGCGGCTTCGGCGGCTGTACCGTAAACCTTGTGAAACACGCGGCGGCGCAGGAATTTATCCGGACCGTGGGGGAGACCTACCGGGAAAAGACCCCGCTGAGACCGGAATTTTACGTCGCTTCCATCGGCGACGGGGCGAAAAAAATCGGTGATTACCATGAAGATCTATGA
- the galE gene encoding UDP-glucose 4-epimerase GalE — MAILVCGGAGYIGSHVVRALVDAGAEVIVADSLVTGHAEAVHRAAKLFVGDLRDGAFMEKLFSAGEIEGVIDFAAFSLVGESVTEPLKYFENNFFGTLCLLKHMRAHGVKKIVFSSTAATYGEPDHIPILETDRTCPTNPYGESKLSVEKMLKWCDFAYGIKYKVLRYFNVAGAHPSGEIGEDHCPETHLIPIILQVALGKRDKISIYGDDYPTPDGTCIRDYIHVMDLADAHILAMKQLQSNTESDIYNLGNGEGFSVKEVIQIARKVTAHPIPAEHSPKRPGDPAKLVAGSEKALEKLGWKPQFQRLESIIETAWTWHSKHPDGYKR, encoded by the coding sequence ATGGCAATATTGGTATGCGGCGGCGCGGGCTACATAGGCAGTCACGTCGTTCGGGCCCTTGTGGATGCGGGGGCGGAAGTGATCGTGGCGGACTCTCTGGTCACGGGCCACGCCGAGGCGGTCCATCGGGCGGCGAAGCTCTTTGTGGGAGACCTGCGGGACGGGGCTTTCATGGAGAAGCTCTTTTCGGCCGGTGAAATCGAAGGGGTCATCGACTTCGCGGCCTTTTCCCTCGTCGGCGAGAGCGTCACGGAACCCTTGAAATATTTCGAGAACAACTTTTTCGGGACCCTTTGTCTCCTGAAGCATATGAGGGCCCACGGCGTCAAAAAAATCGTGTTTTCTTCAACGGCCGCCACCTACGGAGAACCGGATCACATCCCGATCCTTGAAACGGACAGGACCTGTCCAACAAATCCCTACGGAGAAAGTAAATTATCTGTCGAAAAAATGTTGAAATGGTGTGACTTTGCCTATGGCATAAAATATAAAGTATTGCGGTATTTTAATGTCGCAGGGGCGCATCCTTCGGGAGAAATCGGCGAGGATCATTGTCCGGAAACCCATCTCATTCCCATCATTCTGCAAGTTGCTCTTGGGAAAAGAGACAAAATAAGTATTTATGGAGACGACTACCCGACGCCGGACGGCACATGTATCCGCGATTACATCCATGTCATGGATCTTGCGGACGCCCACATCCTGGCCATGAAACAACTGCAAAGCAACACGGAAAGCGATATCTACAACCTTGGCAACGGGGAGGGCTTTTCTGTAAAAGAGGTCATACAAATTGCGCGGAAAGTCACCGCACATCCGATCCCCGCGGAACATTCTCCAAAACGGCCCGGAGATCCGGCAAAACTCGTCGCCGGTTCGGAAAAAGCCCTGGAGAAATTGGGCTGGAAACCGCAATTTCAGCGGCTTGAGAGCATAATCGAGACCGCTTGGACCTGGCACAGCAAACATCCCGACGGTTACAAAAGGTAA
- the spoVG gene encoding septation regulator SpoVG: MRITDVRLRAVKNENELKLKAYADVTFEECFVIHGLKIIDGQKGMFVAMPSRKMPDGEYKDIAHPITPELRKDITETVIAKYQELVETGDLTPATATIVAVAQIN; this comes from the coding sequence ATGAGAATTACAGACGTTAGACTGAGAGCAGTCAAGAACGAAAATGAGCTGAAGTTGAAAGCCTACGCGGATGTCACATTCGAGGAATGTTTTGTGATCCACGGGCTGAAAATTATTGACGGCCAGAAAGGCATGTTTGTCGCTATGCCCTCCAGAAAGATGCCGGACGGGGAATACAAGGACATTGCGCATCCGATCACGCCCGAATTGCGAAAGGACATCACGGAAACCGTGATCGCCAAATATCAGGAACTGGTCGAGACAGGCGATCTTACTCCCGCCACCGCTACGATCGTAGCCGTGGCTCAGATCAATTGA
- a CDS encoding C45 family peptidase translates to MYPVIEITASAPYERGVEYGKKAKKWIDLAVAHYYQRFQNEGYTVTDLERYALDFVACLTGETPIQMEETKGIAAGSGRTLAEIMVVNCRYEISKFPKTPECTTAAILPESTAKKNTFLVKNWDYSTHILPHVVLLHFNTPEFKAWGITEAGQLVRDGFNQYKVGFVNNNLQSVTDNPGIGVPATFLRRRLLEAKSFDEACDLIEKAKRTVSCNMLVADGYGHARDYETYPGGVDAIEETDGLLTHANHFVVDPRKDALTDRPKNRDARLREILLMKKGAITSEYVMTCMRDHKYHPLSICAHPDPGGIAYVRDRITVSSAIMNLTDCEMWFCAGPPCQGDYARYAL, encoded by the coding sequence ATGTATCCCGTTATCGAAATCACAGCCTCCGCGCCCTACGAACGGGGCGTGGAATACGGAAAAAAAGCGAAAAAATGGATCGATCTGGCCGTAGCGCACTATTATCAGCGCTTCCAAAACGAAGGCTATACAGTCACGGACCTCGAGCGCTACGCGCTGGATTTTGTCGCCTGCCTGACGGGGGAGACGCCGATCCAGATGGAAGAGACAAAGGGGATCGCCGCGGGATCCGGCCGGACACTGGCCGAGATCATGGTCGTCAACTGCCGCTACGAGATTTCCAAATTTCCCAAGACGCCGGAATGCACCACGGCGGCTATACTGCCGGAGTCGACGGCGAAAAAAAATACATTTTTGGTAAAAAATTGGGACTACAGCACGCACATTCTGCCCCATGTGGTGCTTCTGCACTTCAACACGCCCGAGTTCAAGGCCTGGGGGATCACCGAAGCGGGGCAGCTCGTCAGAGACGGCTTCAACCAATACAAAGTGGGCTTTGTCAATAACAACCTGCAATCGGTGACAGACAATCCCGGAATCGGCGTTCCGGCTACTTTTTTGCGCCGCCGGCTCCTGGAGGCAAAGTCCTTTGACGAAGCGTGCGATCTGATCGAAAAAGCCAAACGGACCGTCTCCTGCAATATGCTTGTGGCCGACGGTTACGGTCACGCCAGAGACTATGAGACTTATCCGGGCGGCGTCGACGCCATCGAGGAAACCGACGGCCTTTTGACCCACGCCAATCACTTCGTCGTGGATCCCCGAAAGGACGCCCTGACGGACAGACCCAAGAATCGCGACGCCCGTCTCCGGGAGATTCTTCTGATGAAAAAGGGAGCGATCACCTCGGAATACGTCATGACCTGCATGCGCGACCACAAGTACCACCCGCTCTCAATCTGCGCCCATCCCGACCCCGGCGGCATCGCCTATGTACGGGACCGGATTACGGTCTCCTCGGCGATCATGAATCTTACAGACTGTGAAATGTGGTTTTGCGCGGGTCCCCCCTGTCAGGGCGACTATGCGCGTTACGCCTTATAG
- a CDS encoding ABC transporter permease, translated as MSEATAVLKPKKKYRKKSQIAVIWTRFKRNKLALAGMVIFLIMLIAVLGADLYLNYDVDAISIHIKNRFAPPSAANWFGTDHNGRDEFARVIYGGRISMFVGIATVFVSLTFGAVIGSAAAYYGGKVDDILMRIMDVLLAIPSMLLAITLISAFGSSLFNLILSMGISQIPRMSRIVRSAILGVKEQEFVEAARAFGTSDRRIIFRHILPNAMGPILVQVTQTIARSVITIASLSFIGLGISEPTPEWGSMLSESKSLMRYHPHLAIFPGISIVLSVLSLTLVGDGLRDAMDPRLRN; from the coding sequence ATGAGTGAAGCCACGGCTGTGTTGAAACCCAAGAAGAAATACCGGAAAAAGAGCCAGATCGCGGTCATCTGGACGCGCTTCAAACGAAACAAGCTGGCCCTCGCGGGTATGGTGATCTTTCTCATTATGCTGATCGCGGTTTTGGGCGCGGACCTTTACCTCAACTACGACGTTGACGCGATTTCGATTCACATCAAAAACCGCTTCGCGCCGCCTTCCGCAGCCAACTGGTTCGGAACGGACCACAACGGCCGGGATGAATTCGCCCGGGTCATTTACGGCGGCAGAATTTCCATGTTTGTCGGCATCGCCACCGTTTTCGTCTCGCTGACCTTCGGCGCCGTCATCGGCTCCGCGGCGGCCTACTACGGCGGTAAAGTCGACGATATCCTCATGCGGATCATGGACGTGCTCCTGGCGATCCCCAGTATGCTCTTGGCCATTACGCTGATCTCGGCCTTCGGATCGAGCCTCTTCAACCTGATCCTCTCCATGGGGATCTCCCAGATCCCGCGGATGAGCCGCATTGTGCGCTCGGCCATCCTGGGCGTAAAAGAACAGGAATTTGTGGAAGCGGCCCGGGCCTTCGGCACCAGCGACCGGAGAATCATTTTCCGGCATATCCTCCCCAACGCCATGGGGCCCATCCTCGTCCAGGTCACCCAGACCATCGCCCGGAGCGTGATTACCATCGCGTCTTTGAGCTTTATCGGCCTCGGGATTTCGGAGCCCACGCCCGAATGGGGCAGCATGCTCTCCGAGTCCAAATCCCTGATGCGCTATCATCCGCATCTGGCCATATTTCCCGGGATCTCCATCGTGCTTTCCGTACTTTCGCTGACCCTCGTCGGTGACGGATTGCGCGACGCCATGGATCCGAGACTAAGGAATTAG
- a CDS encoding ABC transporter ATP-binding protein — MEKLLEIKNLHVMYKTDEDNIYALNGVSLDIWKGESLGLVGETGAGKSTIALSTMRLLPEKVGFVTEGEILFDGVDLLKGRTEADMRAMRGNDMSMIFSDPMSALNPIHTMGDQIGEVVRLHFPDLKGEEIEKKVDEMMEMVGIPAERKIEYPHQFSGGMKQRIVIAIALACRPRLLLADEPTTALDVTIQAQVLKMMNDLKEQLGTSMLLITHDLGVVAQVCTRVAILYAGEIVESGPVEDIFDTDFRHPYTNGLFGSIPDLVQKTARLSPIDGLMPDPSSLPVGCAFAERCPHRTEICETVKPKELFFGDHMIRCHLYAKQKSKGGAKND; from the coding sequence ATGGAAAAATTACTGGAAATCAAAAATTTGCATGTGATGTATAAAACCGACGAAGACAATATTTACGCGCTGAACGGCGTGTCCCTCGATATCTGGAAAGGCGAGAGCCTGGGCCTCGTCGGGGAAACCGGCGCGGGGAAAAGCACGATCGCCCTTTCGACCATGCGGCTCCTGCCGGAAAAAGTCGGCTTCGTCACAGAGGGGGAAATCCTCTTTGACGGCGTCGATCTGCTCAAAGGACGGACGGAAGCGGATATGCGCGCCATGCGGGGAAATGATATGTCCATGATCTTTTCCGATCCCATGAGCGCCCTCAATCCCATCCACACCATGGGCGACCAGATCGGGGAAGTGGTCAGGCTCCATTTCCCGGACCTCAAAGGGGAGGAAATCGAGAAAAAAGTCGATGAGATGATGGAAATGGTCGGCATCCCCGCGGAGCGGAAAATCGAATATCCTCATCAATTTTCAGGCGGCATGAAACAAAGGATCGTGATCGCCATCGCTCTGGCCTGTCGACCCCGGCTGCTTTTGGCCGATGAACCGACGACGGCCCTCGACGTGACGATCCAGGCCCAGGTCCTCAAAATGATGAACGACCTCAAAGAGCAGCTGGGGACGTCCATGTTGCTCATTACCCATGATCTGGGCGTTGTGGCCCAGGTCTGCACCCGGGTCGCCATCCTCTACGCCGGGGAAATCGTCGAAAGCGGACCTGTGGAAGATATCTTCGACACGGATTTCCGGCATCCCTATACCAACGGCCTTTTCGGCTCCATCCCGGATCTCGTGCAAAAGACCGCGCGGCTCAGTCCCATTGACGGCCTGATGCCTGATCCCTCGAGCCTGCCTGTGGGATGCGCCTTCGCCGAGCGCTGTCCGCACCGGACGGAAATCTGCGAGACTGTGAAACCCAAGGAGCTCTTTTTCGGCGATCACATGATCCGCTGCCATCTTTACGCGAAGCAAAAAAGCAAAGGAGGCGCGAAAAATGACTAA
- a CDS encoding ABC transporter permease, translating to MGKYVFRRLLLMIPVLLGVSFIIFTIMNMTPGDPVMLILGEGAPAEALAAKREEMGLNAPFFLRYLRYLADAFRGNFGQSYRTGIPVFSEIQTRIGYTVLLSVVSITLAVLIGLPIGILSAVRQYSITDQLSIGISLIVTSMPGFFTAMLLILLFSLKLGWLPPMGVNTWVNFIMPSIALSSATTASLIRMTRSTMLEVIRQDYIRTARAKGASERAVIFHHALRNALLPVVTVIGVNFGQALGGSIAIEQVFAIPGIGQLMINSIRQKDTPMVMAAVIFSAFIASSVNLLVDLLYSFIDPRLSSQYASKKRKGRG from the coding sequence ATGGGTAAATATGTATTCAGACGTTTGCTGCTCATGATTCCGGTGCTTTTGGGCGTCTCTTTCATCATTTTCACGATCATGAACATGACGCCCGGCGATCCGGTCATGCTGATCCTGGGCGAGGGAGCGCCCGCCGAGGCTCTGGCGGCAAAGCGGGAGGAAATGGGCCTCAACGCGCCATTTTTTCTCAGATATCTCCGATATCTCGCCGACGCTTTCCGGGGAAATTTCGGCCAGTCCTATCGGACGGGCATCCCGGTCTTTTCCGAGATCCAGACCCGGATCGGCTATACGGTCCTGCTTTCGGTCGTCAGCATCACGCTGGCGGTCCTGATCGGCCTCCCCATCGGGATCCTCTCGGCCGTCCGGCAATATTCCATTACGGACCAGCTCTCCATCGGCATATCGCTGATTGTGACGTCCATGCCGGGCTTTTTTACGGCCATGCTGTTGATTTTGCTGTTTTCGTTGAAATTGGGGTGGTTGCCGCCTATGGGCGTCAACACCTGGGTGAATTTCATCATGCCCAGCATCGCCCTCTCCTCGGCGACGACGGCGTCCCTGATCCGGATGACGCGCTCGACCATGCTGGAAGTCATCCGTCAGGACTATATCCGGACCGCCCGGGCCAAGGGCGCGTCGGAGCGGGCCGTCATTTTCCATCACGCGCTGAGGAACGCGCTTCTGCCGGTGGTGACCGTGATCGGCGTCAATTTCGGGCAGGCCCTGGGCGGATCCATCGCCATCGAGCAGGTCTTCGCGATCCCCGGAATCGGGCAGCTGATGATCAACTCCATTCGCCAGAAAGATACGCCGATGGTTATGGCGGCGGTAATCTTTTCGGCTTTTATCGCGAGCTCGGTCAATCTGCTGGTCGATCTGCTGTATTCCTTTATCGACCCGCGTCTCTCGAGTCAGTACGCCTCGAAAAAACGCAAGGGCAGGGGGTGA
- the ispE gene encoding 4-(cytidine 5'-diphospho)-2-C-methyl-D-erythritol kinase — MLKEFVQPNAKINIGLNVIGRLPTGYHQLDMVMAPIGIQDKLEINISDKSGTLKINTNKDDIPTDHRNILYKVYESFYTESGLERRETAVFLEKIIPHEAGLGGGSADGAFFLKVLNKYHNDHFSPDELAAIGLKTGADIPFFLLNKTARVGGIGEVLTPVVNRLRRKILIVKPPFGVSTSEAYRLSGTLKEKKAADIPAILRGLAENRPDLVDGAVQNQLEQGLLTTNEKLAAFKRELEKTETYRFFMSGSGSAYYAFVPEDTTEGKIAELKYKLINCEVFLCNFL, encoded by the coding sequence TTGTTAAAAGAATTTGTACAGCCCAACGCGAAGATCAACATCGGCTTAAATGTAATCGGACGACTTCCGACAGGTTACCACCAACTGGACATGGTTATGGCTCCGATTGGCATACAAGATAAACTGGAAATAAACATTTCTGACAAATCCGGTACACTGAAAATCAATACGAACAAAGATGACATTCCTACGGATCACAGAAACATCTTATACAAGGTCTACGAGTCTTTCTATACGGAGAGCGGACTGGAACGCAGAGAGACGGCCGTCTTCCTCGAAAAAATCATCCCCCATGAGGCGGGATTGGGCGGGGGAAGCGCCGACGGCGCCTTTTTCTTGAAAGTCCTGAACAAATACCACAATGATCATTTTTCGCCGGATGAGCTGGCGGCAATCGGATTGAAGACAGGCGCGGACATCCCCTTTTTCCTGCTGAACAAAACGGCAAGGGTCGGAGGGATCGGCGAGGTCCTGACCCCAGTCGTCAACAGGCTCAGACGCAAAATTCTCATCGTCAAGCCGCCCTTCGGGGTCTCGACAAGCGAAGCCTATCGCTTGAGCGGAACCCTTAAGGAAAAAAAAGCGGCGGATATCCCGGCAATCCTCCGGGGTCTCGCCGAAAACCGGCCGGATCTCGTCGACGGGGCCGTTCAAAATCAACTGGAACAGGGTTTACTGACCACAAACGAAAAGCTGGCCGCGTTTAAGCGGGAATTGGAAAAAACAGAGACTTACAGGTTTTTCATGTCAGGAAGCGGAAGCGCGTACTATGCCTTTGTCCCGGAGGATACCACGGAGGGAAAGATCGCAGAACTCAAGTACAAGTTAATTAATTGTGAAGTCTTTCTTTGCAATTTCTTATAA
- a CDS encoding RluA family pseudouridine synthase, with translation MRKLIVAPEFDRFKIDRYLKRVMGYSGRGLRRLDIYVNGKKLKNLEKEVRKLNRVIVVEREKETGIAPIDIPLRVVYEDKNMLLIDKDPGIVVHPTEKKVDVTLANGLVSYFLKTSGKILVPRFFNRLDMNTSGLIIAVKNAYTQNFLQKRGEVKKTYQALVKGILSEDAFLVDIPIGRRGEELRRTRLSPEEGGQEARTQVTVLKRLETEDLTLIRAELLTGRTHQIRAHLSLLGHPLLGDTLYGGEDPRVSRQMLHSCKCEWTDPESGERKKTEVGLPADMRRWIPEEG, from the coding sequence ATCCGCAAACTGATCGTAGCGCCGGAATTTGACCGCTTCAAGATCGACCGCTATTTGAAGCGGGTCATGGGCTATTCGGGACGGGGATTGCGGCGCCTGGACATCTATGTCAACGGGAAAAAGCTCAAAAACCTCGAAAAAGAGGTCCGCAAGCTGAACCGGGTCATCGTCGTCGAACGGGAAAAGGAGACCGGCATTGCGCCTATCGACATTCCTCTGCGGGTCGTCTACGAAGACAAAAATATGCTGCTCATCGATAAAGATCCCGGCATTGTCGTCCACCCGACGGAAAAAAAGGTCGACGTGACGCTGGCCAACGGGCTCGTCAGCTATTTTCTCAAAACAAGCGGAAAGATCCTTGTACCGCGCTTTTTCAATCGTCTCGACATGAATACCTCGGGGCTGATTATCGCGGTCAAAAACGCCTATACACAAAATTTCCTGCAAAAACGGGGCGAGGTCAAAAAGACTTATCAGGCCCTCGTCAAAGGGATTCTCTCCGAAGACGCGTTTCTCGTGGACATCCCCATCGGAAGGCGCGGCGAGGAATTGAGACGGACGCGGCTTTCCCCCGAAGAAGGCGGGCAGGAGGCGCGCACTCAGGTTACGGTCCTCAAGCGCCTTGAAACCGAGGATCTGACGTTGATCCGGGCGGAACTGCTCACGGGGCGGACCCATCAGATCCGGGCCCATCTGTCGCTTCTCGGCCACCCGCTTCTCGGCGATACGCTCTACGGCGGCGAAGACCCCCGGGTCAGCCGGCAGATGCTCCATTCCTGCAAATGCGAATGGACGGACCCCGAAAGCGGGGAAAGAAAAAAAACGGAAGTCGGGTTGCCGGCCGACATGCGCCGGTGGATCCCAGAGGAGGGTTGA
- a CDS encoding UDP-glucose--hexose-1-phosphate uridylyltransferase has translation MKIYEELDRLCRYAEKNGLIAAPDAIYVRNRLLSLFRLEEWIDPQEEAVDTPDRAQETLDRLCDYAAEKGLIEDTPTIRDIFDTEIMGILTPFPSTVTSAFQDIRAKSGIAAATEWFYAFSRATNYIRVERIEKNLYWLAPTEYGDLEITINLSKPEKDPRDIAREKTAAAKSYPKCLLCYENVGYGGRINHPARQNHRAIPLSIDPDPAEKWYLQYSPYIYYNEHAIVFSGEHRPMVIDRRAFERILRFVGEIPHYFLGSNADLPIVGGSILTHDHYQGGNHEFPMAKAPVETPLAFQGYEDIGGGIVKWPMSVIRLRGENPGRLAELADKILGAWRAWSDPDCDILARTDDTPHNTITPIARRRGKEYELDLVLRNNRTTAEFPLGIFHPHAEVHNIKKENIGLIEVMGLAVLPGRLKDELALVGNYLTEKDGPAKIEADPLVAKHADWARDIVGRRRDLAPGNIREILREEVGGTILRVLEFAGVYKRTPAGREGFLKFIRNVNQI, from the coding sequence ATGAAGATCTATGAAGAACTGGACCGCCTGTGCCGTTACGCGGAAAAAAACGGCCTGATCGCCGCGCCCGATGCAATTTACGTCAGAAATCGCCTGCTTTCGCTGTTTCGGCTCGAGGAATGGATAGATCCGCAAGAGGAAGCGGTCGACACCCCCGACCGGGCTCAGGAGACGCTTGACAGACTTTGCGATTACGCGGCGGAAAAAGGGCTGATCGAGGATACCCCCACGATCCGGGACATATTCGATACGGAAATTATGGGGATTCTGACGCCTTTTCCCTCGACGGTGACGTCCGCGTTTCAGGACATCCGGGCAAAATCGGGAATAGCCGCCGCGACCGAATGGTTTTACGCCTTTTCCCGCGCGACGAACTACATCCGGGTCGAGCGGATCGAAAAAAATCTTTACTGGCTGGCGCCGACGGAATACGGCGACCTTGAGATCACGATCAACCTTTCGAAACCCGAAAAGGATCCCCGGGATATCGCCCGGGAAAAGACCGCCGCGGCCAAATCCTACCCCAAATGCCTGCTCTGCTACGAAAATGTGGGCTACGGCGGCAGGATCAACCATCCGGCGCGGCAGAATCACCGGGCGATTCCCCTTTCGATAGACCCTGATCCCGCGGAAAAATGGTATCTGCAATATTCCCCGTACATTTATTATAACGAGCACGCCATTGTCTTTTCCGGGGAACATCGGCCCATGGTCATCGACCGCAGGGCCTTCGAGCGAATTCTGCGCTTTGTGGGGGAGATTCCCCACTATTTTCTGGGCTCCAACGCCGATCTGCCCATTGTGGGCGGCTCCATTCTGACCCACGACCACTATCAGGGCGGAAACCATGAATTCCCCATGGCAAAGGCTCCCGTGGAGACCCCGCTGGCGTTTCAAGGCTACGAAGATATCGGCGGGGGGATTGTCAAATGGCCCATGTCCGTGATCCGTCTCAGGGGAGAAAATCCCGGCAGGCTGGCGGAACTGGCGGATAAGATCCTCGGCGCTTGGCGGGCCTGGAGCGATCCCGACTGCGACATTCTTGCCCGTACGGACGATACGCCCCACAATACGATTACGCCCATTGCCCGGCGGAGGGGAAAAGAGTACGAGCTGGACCTTGTCCTCCGGAACAACCGGACCACGGCGGAATTCCCGCTGGGGATTTTCCACCCCCACGCGGAAGTCCACAACATCAAGAAAGAAAATATCGGGCTCATTGAGGTCATGGGGCTGGCGGTCCTGCCGGGACGCCTGAAGGACGAGCTCGCCCTCGTGGGGAATTATCTCACGGAAAAGGACGGGCCCGCGAAAATCGAAGCGGATCCCCTCGTCGCCAAACACGCGGACTGGGCAAGGGACATTGTCGGAAGGCGACGGGATCTCGCGCCCGGTAATATCCGGGAAATCCTGCGGGAAGAGGTCGGCGGGACCATTCTCCGGGTTCTCGAATTTGCCGGAGTATACAAGCGGACGCCGGCGGGGCGGGAAGGTTTTTTAAAATTTATCCGGAATGTGAATCAAATCTGA
- a CDS encoding ATP-binding cassette domain-containing protein translates to MTNPAPLIETRELKKYFATKRGLLHAVDGVNIKIFKGKTLGVVGESGCGKSTLGRTVLRLLEPTGGDVLYNGESILQLGRDRMNEMRKKMQIIFQDPFTSLNPRMTVSEIIAEPMKVCHTVKTKAEREEVIDRLMETVGLAERFVNTYPHELDGGRRQRIGIARALAVNPEFIVCDEPVSALDVSIQAQILNLMMDLQEKMGLTYMFITHDLSVIKHISNHIAVMYLGQCVEFAETDELFANPVHPYTRALLNSIPIASLKHRKPLHIIEGEVTSPINPKPGCRFADRCPFAENACKEGNAPLKELKPGHFTACLRAGNI, encoded by the coding sequence ATGACTAATCCTGCGCCGCTTATCGAAACGAGAGAACTGAAAAAATATTTTGCCACCAAGCGCGGCCTGCTTCACGCCGTTGACGGCGTCAACATCAAGATCTTCAAGGGAAAAACGCTGGGCGTCGTGGGCGAAAGCGGCTGCGGGAAATCCACGCTGGGGAGAACCGTCCTGCGGCTTTTGGAGCCGACCGGCGGAGACGTCCTCTACAACGGCGAAAGCATCCTGCAATTGGGCCGGGATCGGATGAACGAGATGCGGAAAAAAATGCAGATCATATTCCAAGATCCCTTTACGTCCCTCAATCCCCGGATGACCGTCAGCGAAATCATCGCCGAGCCCATGAAAGTGTGCCATACGGTAAAAACCAAAGCGGAGCGGGAGGAGGTCATCGACCGGCTCATGGAGACCGTAGGCCTCGCCGAGCGCTTTGTGAATACCTATCCCCACGAACTTGACGGCGGCAGACGCCAGCGGATCGGTATCGCCCGGGCCTTGGCGGTAAATCCGGAGTTTATTGTCTGCGACGAGCCCGTATCGGCCCTTGACGTCTCGATCCAGGCCCAGATCCTCAATCTGATGATGGATCTTCAAGAGAAAATGGGCCTGACCTATATGTTTATCACTCATGACCTCTCGGTCATCAAGCACATCAGCAACCACATCGCGGTCATGTATCTCGGCCAGTGCGTGGAATTCGCCGAAACGGACGAGCTCTTTGCAAATCCCGTCCATCCCTACACCAGGGCGCTTCTGAATTCCATTCCCATCGCGAGCCTGAAGCACAGAAAGCCGCTTCATATCATCGAAGGCGAGGTGACAAGCCCCATCAACCCCAAACCGGGTTGCCGTTTCGCCGACAGATGCCCCTTTGCCGAAAACGCCTGCAAAGAAGGGAACGCGCCGCTGAAGGAACTGAAGCCGGGTCATTTTACCGCCTGTCTCAGGGCGGGGAACATCTAA